In Sulfitobacter albidus, the following proteins share a genomic window:
- a CDS encoding DUF1330 domain-containing protein produces MARKGYWIGNMDVRDAEVYDKYRAANAKPFADYGARFLVRGGTQQVREGQANPRTVVIEFPSYAEAVACYESPAYQAAKDIRLTVADGSLIIIEGYDS; encoded by the coding sequence ATGGCACGCAAAGGATATTGGATCGGCAACATGGATGTGCGCGACGCGGAGGTTTACGACAAATACCGCGCCGCCAATGCCAAACCCTTTGCCGACTACGGTGCCCGGTTCCTGGTGCGTGGCGGCACACAGCAGGTGCGCGAGGGGCAGGCCAATCCGCGCACCGTCGTCATCGAGTTCCCCAGCTACGCCGAAGCTGTCGCCTGCTACGAAAGCCCGGCCTACCAGGCCGCCAAGGACATCCGCCTGACCGTGGCCGACGGATCGCTCATCATTATTGAGGGCTACGACAGCTGA
- the rlmJ gene encoding 23S rRNA (adenine(2030)-N(6))-methyltransferase RlmJ, whose amino-acid sequence MLSYQHVYHAGNLADVHKHALLAWMLDYLIKKPKPLSYLETHGGRALYDLEDAAALKTGEAAAGIARVVDWFDAAHPFARALAAVRSAHGQTAYPGSPLIAAHLLRETDQIHVAELHPAEHAALDFAMSPYPARCHRQDGFEMAYAQCPPTPRRGVMLIDPSYEVKSDYSEIPRHVAKLHRAWNVGVIALWYPVLTSGAQVPMVRAVTAAHPEALHHEVRFAPARPGHGMVGSGMIVLNPPYGLDHEARRLTQLFTRLR is encoded by the coding sequence ATGCTGAGTTACCAACATGTCTATCACGCGGGTAATCTGGCGGATGTGCATAAACACGCGCTGCTTGCGTGGATGCTGGATTACCTGATTAAGAAGCCCAAGCCGCTGAGTTATCTTGAGACCCACGGTGGCCGCGCGCTTTATGATCTGGAGGACGCCGCCGCGCTCAAGACGGGGGAGGCCGCCGCCGGGATCGCGCGGGTGGTCGATTGGTTCGATGCGGCGCATCCTTTCGCCCGCGCGCTCGCGGCTGTGCGATCCGCGCACGGGCAGACCGCCTACCCCGGCTCGCCGCTCATCGCGGCACATCTGCTGCGCGAGACCGACCAGATCCATGTCGCCGAATTGCACCCGGCCGAGCACGCCGCGCTTGATTTCGCCATGTCGCCGTACCCGGCAAGATGCCACCGCCAGGACGGGTTCGAGATGGCCTATGCGCAATGCCCTCCCACCCCGCGCCGGGGCGTGATGCTGATCGATCCCAGCTATGAGGTGAAATCCGACTACTCCGAGATCCCGCGCCATGTCGCCAAGCTGCACCGCGCGTGGAATGTCGGGGTGATCGCCCTTTGGTATCCGGTACTGACGAGCGGCGCGCAGGTGCCGATGGTGCGCGCCGTGACCGCTGCGCACCCGGAGGCACTGCACCACGAGGTCCGCTTTGCCCCGGCGCGTCCAGGGCATGGGATGGTCGGCTCCGGCATGATTGTGCTAAACCCGCCCTACGGTCTCGATCACGAGGCCCGCAGGCTGACGCAGCTGTTCACCCGGTTGCGTTAG
- a CDS encoding CTP synthase — MARYIFITGGVVSSLGKGLASAALGALLQARGFSVRLRKLDPYLNVDPGTMSPFEHGEVFVTDDGAETDLDLGHYERFTGVPARKTDSVSSGRIYSTVLEKERRGDYLGKTIQVVPHVTNEIKDFLAVGDDEVDFMLCEIGGTVGDIEGLPFFEAIRQFSHDKPRGQCIFMHLTLLPYLAASGELKTKPTQHSVKELQSIGIAPDILVCRSEHPIPEKEREKIALFCNVRKEAVVAAYDLPTIYDAPLAYHEQGLDQAVLDAFQISPAPKPDLAVWRDVSDRVNNPEGEVSVAIVGKYTQLEDAYKSIKEALTHGGMANRVKVNVEWVDAEVFDKSDDVAPYLEGYHAILVPGGFGERGTEGKIKAAQFARERKVPYLGICLGMQMAVIEAARNVAGVTGAGSEEFDHEAGKKRFEPVVYHLKEWIQGNHKVERSATDDKGGTMRLGAYDATLTEGSKVAEVYGGTAIDERHRHRYEVDIAYRDKLEEAGLCFSGMSPDGKLPEIVEWSDHPWFIGVQFHPELKSKPFDPHPLFKDFVRAAKEMSRLV; from the coding sequence ATGGCACGCTATATCTTCATTACCGGTGGGGTGGTTTCATCGCTGGGCAAGGGGCTTGCCTCTGCTGCCCTTGGCGCGCTGTTGCAGGCCCGCGGGTTCAGCGTGCGCCTGCGCAAGCTTGACCCCTATCTCAACGTCGACCCCGGCACGATGAGCCCGTTCGAGCACGGCGAGGTCTTCGTCACCGACGATGGCGCCGAGACCGATCTGGATCTGGGTCATTACGAGCGTTTCACCGGCGTGCCGGCCCGCAAGACCGATTCCGTCTCGTCGGGTCGGATTTATTCGACCGTTCTCGAAAAGGAGCGGCGCGGCGATTATCTGGGCAAGACCATTCAGGTCGTCCCCCACGTCACCAACGAGATCAAGGATTTCCTCGCCGTGGGCGACGACGAGGTCGATTTCATGCTCTGCGAGATCGGCGGCACCGTGGGCGATATCGAAGGGCTGCCGTTTTTCGAAGCCATCCGCCAGTTCTCCCACGACAAGCCACGCGGCCAGTGCATTTTCATGCACCTGACGCTGCTGCCCTATCTCGCCGCTTCCGGTGAGTTGAAGACCAAACCCACCCAGCACTCCGTCAAGGAATTGCAGAGCATCGGGATCGCGCCCGATATTCTTGTCTGCCGGTCCGAGCATCCTATTCCGGAAAAAGAGCGCGAGAAGATCGCGCTGTTCTGCAACGTGCGCAAGGAGGCGGTTGTCGCCGCCTACGATCTGCCCACGATCTACGATGCGCCGCTGGCCTACCACGAACAGGGGCTCGATCAGGCGGTGCTGGACGCGTTTCAGATCTCGCCCGCGCCCAAGCCCGATCTGGCCGTGTGGCGCGATGTGTCCGACCGGGTGAACAATCCCGAGGGCGAGGTTTCCGTCGCCATTGTCGGCAAATACACGCAGCTTGAGGACGCTTATAAATCCATCAAGGAGGCGCTGACCCACGGCGGCATGGCCAACCGCGTGAAGGTCAACGTCGAATGGGTGGACGCCGAAGTATTCGACAAATCCGACGATGTCGCTCCCTATCTGGAGGGCTATCACGCGATCCTCGTGCCCGGCGGCTTTGGCGAGCGCGGCACCGAAGGAAAGATCAAGGCCGCGCAATTCGCGCGCGAGCGGAAGGTGCCCTATCTGGGCATTTGTCTGGGCATGCAGATGGCCGTGATCGAGGCGGCGCGCAACGTGGCCGGCGTGACCGGTGCAGGGTCAGAGGAATTCGACCACGAGGCGGGCAAAAAGCGGTTCGAGCCGGTGGTCTACCACCTCAAGGAATGGATACAGGGCAACCACAAGGTCGAACGGTCCGCCACTGACGACAAGGGCGGCACCATGCGTCTGGGCGCCTATGACGCGACCCTTACCGAAGGCTCGAAAGTGGCCGAAGTCTATGGCGGCACGGCCATCGACGAACGTCACCGCCACCGCTACGAAGTCGATATCGCCTATCGCGACAAGCTGGAGGAAGCGGGCCTGTGCTTTTCGGGCATGTCGCCGGACGGCAAGCTGCCGGAGATCGTCGAATGGTCGGATCACCCGTGGTTTATCGGGGTGCAGTTCCACCCGGAGCTGAAATCCAAACCCTTCGACCCCCACCCGCTGTTCAAGGATTTCGTGCGCGCGGCCAAGGAAATGTCACGGCTGGTCTGA
- the secG gene encoding preprotein translocase subunit SecG translates to MENVVLIIHLILALALIAVVLLQRSEGGGLGIGGGGGGATSGRPPATPMSKVTWLLGIAFVITSITLTIVSARSSAGVSVIDRLTAAPPALNQQDDDAGSLPDADSLLPPAQGDNAPLVPTLD, encoded by the coding sequence ATGGAAAATGTCGTCCTGATCATCCACCTCATCCTTGCGCTGGCCCTGATCGCCGTGGTGCTGCTGCAACGCTCCGAAGGGGGCGGTCTGGGCATCGGTGGCGGCGGTGGCGGGGCGACCTCCGGGCGCCCACCGGCCACTCCGATGAGCAAGGTCACATGGCTTTTGGGCATCGCTTTCGTCATCACCTCGATCACGCTGACGATCGTCTCGGCACGTTCGTCCGCAGGTGTGTCGGTGATCGACCGTCTGACGGCGGCGCCGCCCGCGCTGAACCAGCAAGACGACGATGCGGGCAGCCTGCCCGATGCCGACAGCCTGCTGCCACCCGCGCAGGGTGACAACGCGCCGCTGGTTCCGACGCTGGACTAA
- the nthA gene encoding nitrile hydratase subunit alpha, which yields MPHDDPHHPHSLLPSDPALRVKALETVLTRKGLIDPAALDAIIDTYETKIGPRNGAHVVAKAWTDPAFLQALRDDATQAVADLGYYGRQGEHLVVVENTPKRHNMVVCTLCSCYPWPLLGIPPGWYKSDAYRARAVREPRAVLADFGVTLPEQTAVRVWDSTAEVRYLVLPMRPEGTDGMDAEALAALVSRDSMIGTGLVEALR from the coding sequence ATGCCCCATGATGATCCTCACCACCCGCATTCGCTGCTGCCCTCTGACCCCGCGCTGCGGGTCAAGGCGCTGGAAACCGTGCTGACGCGCAAGGGTCTCATCGATCCGGCCGCGCTCGACGCGATCATCGACACCTACGAGACCAAAATCGGCCCGCGCAACGGCGCGCATGTCGTGGCCAAGGCGTGGACGGATCCCGCGTTCCTCCAGGCGCTGCGCGACGACGCCACGCAGGCGGTCGCCGATCTGGGATACTACGGCCGTCAGGGAGAGCATCTGGTGGTGGTTGAGAACACGCCCAAGCGGCACAACATGGTCGTGTGCACGCTGTGCAGCTGCTACCCGTGGCCGCTGCTGGGCATTCCGCCGGGGTGGTACAAATCCGACGCCTACCGCGCCCGCGCCGTGCGCGAGCCGCGTGCGGTGCTGGCGGATTTTGGCGTGACGCTGCCTGAGCAGACAGCGGTGCGCGTGTGGGATTCGACGGCGGAGGTCCGTTATCTCGTGCTGCCGATGCGGCCCGAGGGGACCGATGGCATGGATGCGGAGGCGCTGGCGGCGCTTGTGAGTCGTGACAGCATGATCGGCACGGGTCTGGTGGAGGCGTTGAGATGA
- the nthB gene encoding nitrile hydratase subunit beta — protein MSRVHDMGGRFGDGPVVPEPEGEVFHAEWHKRALAVTLASGSLGQWNIDISRHARESLAPMDYTAFTYYEKWMAGLAELLVARGVLTEADLAGGTDADPHPLADRKLTAEAVPEVLARGGPADRDSDTAPVFKPGDRVVTRRLAQNTLVAGGHTRLPRYAAGARGEILRYHGTHVLPDSNAHDLGEAPEPLYAVVFPASELWAQPEHPNDEVVLDLWQSYLAPA, from the coding sequence ATGAGCCGGGTGCACGACATGGGCGGCCGCTTTGGCGACGGGCCGGTGGTGCCGGAGCCGGAGGGTGAGGTTTTTCACGCCGAGTGGCACAAGCGCGCGCTGGCGGTGACACTGGCGAGCGGATCGCTGGGCCAGTGGAACATCGATATCTCGCGCCACGCGCGCGAGAGCCTTGCGCCGATGGATTACACTGCGTTTACCTACTACGAAAAATGGATGGCGGGGCTGGCGGAGTTGCTGGTGGCGCGCGGGGTGCTGACCGAAGCCGATCTGGCAGGCGGGACCGACGCAGACCCGCATCCGCTGGCCGACCGAAAGCTGACGGCGGAGGCCGTGCCGGAAGTTTTGGCGCGCGGCGGTCCTGCGGATCGCGACAGCGACACAGCACCCGTGTTCAAACCGGGCGACCGGGTGGTGACGCGCCGCCTGGCGCAGAACACGCTGGTGGCGGGTGGGCACACGCGGCTGCCGCGCTACGCTGCCGGGGCGCGGGGCGAGATCCTGCGCTACCACGGCACGCATGTGCTGCCAGACAGCAATGCCCATGATCTGGGCGAGGCGCCGGAGCCGCTTTACGCGGTGGTTTTCCCCGCGTCCGAGCTTTGGGCGCAGCCGGAGCATCCGAACGACGAGGTCGTGCTGGATCTGTGGCAAAGCTATCTGGCGCCGGCATGA
- a CDS encoding nitrile hydratase accessory protein, with product MSQPPEPAFEAPWHAQLFALTVHLNEAGHFGWGDWAEAFGATLKRHGLARELDGGDDYFNAWLETLETFLIARDMAEAGALGEMRAAWERAYLATPHGAPVVLDD from the coding sequence ATGAGCCAGCCGCCGGAGCCTGCGTTCGAGGCGCCGTGGCACGCGCAGCTGTTTGCGCTGACGGTGCATCTGAACGAGGCGGGGCATTTTGGCTGGGGCGACTGGGCGGAGGCCTTTGGCGCGACGTTGAAGCGGCACGGCCTCGCACGGGAGCTTGACGGGGGTGACGATTATTTCAATGCCTGGCTCGAGACGCTTGAGACGTTCCTGATCGCGCGCGACATGGCCGAGGCGGGCGCATTGGGCGAGATGCGCGCGGCGTGGGAGCGCGCGTATCTGGCGACACCGCATGGCGCACCGGTGGTGCTGGACGACTGA
- a CDS encoding DUF6524 family protein gives MGFILRWVCAFCLLAATFNPTQYNYVQWVRDYGAMNVPIAVLIGLLLLIGYIIYLRATLRSIGALGMLLVAAVTGACIWVAADFGLINFDNPSFNLWLGLVVLSFVLAIGLSWSIVRRALSGQADVDDVDM, from the coding sequence ATGGGATTTATCCTGCGCTGGGTCTGCGCCTTTTGCCTGCTGGCCGCGACCTTCAACCCGACCCAATATAACTACGTGCAGTGGGTGCGAGACTACGGCGCGATGAACGTGCCGATAGCCGTGCTCATCGGGCTGCTGCTGCTGATTGGCTACATCATCTACCTGCGCGCGACCCTGCGCAGTATCGGCGCGCTCGGCATGCTGCTTGTCGCGGCGGTCACCGGCGCCTGTATCTGGGTGGCGGCGGATTTCGGGCTGATCAACTTCGACAATCCAAGCTTCAATCTGTGGCTTGGGCTTGTCGTGCTCAGCTTTGTGCTGGCAATCGGGCTCAGCTGGTCAATCGTGCGGCGCGCGCTGTCGGGGCAAGCGGATGTGGACGACGTCGATATGTAG
- a CDS encoding adenylosuccinate synthase: MANVVVVGAQWGDEGKGKIVDWLSERADVIARFQGGHNAGHTLVIDGEVFKLSLLPSGIVRGGKLSVIGNGVVLDPWHLEKEIAQLRGQGVTITPETLMIAENTPLILPIHGELDRAREEQTSVAKIGTTGRGIGPAYEDKVGRRSVRVADLADDATLELRVDRALVHHDALRRGLGLDPVDRDRLLADLRAIAPSVLEYAAPVWKVLNEKRRAGKRILFEGAQGALLDIDFGTYPFVTSSNVISGQAATGTGIGPGSIDFVLGIVKAYTTRVGEGPFPAELHDADGQRLGERGHEFGTVTGRKRRCGWFDAVLVRQTCATSGVNGISFTKLDVLDGFDTLKICVAYELDGKRLDYLPTAADQQARCTPIYEEMPGWSQSTEGARSWADLPAEAIKYVRRVEELIECPVALLSTSPEREDTILVTDPFAD; encoded by the coding sequence ATGGCAAATGTTGTCGTCGTAGGCGCCCAGTGGGGTGACGAGGGGAAGGGCAAGATCGTCGATTGGCTCTCCGAGCGGGCCGACGTGATCGCGCGCTTTCAGGGCGGGCACAACGCGGGCCACACGCTGGTGATCGACGGCGAGGTGTTCAAGCTGAGCCTGCTGCCCTCTGGCATCGTTCGCGGCGGCAAGCTATCGGTGATCGGCAACGGCGTGGTGCTGGACCCCTGGCATCTGGAAAAGGAAATCGCGCAGCTGCGTGGTCAGGGCGTGACCATCACCCCCGAAACGCTGATGATCGCGGAAAACACCCCGTTGATCCTGCCGATCCACGGGGAGCTGGACCGCGCACGAGAAGAACAGACCAGCGTGGCCAAGATCGGCACCACCGGGCGCGGCATTGGCCCCGCCTATGAGGACAAGGTCGGGCGCCGCTCTGTCCGGGTGGCGGATCTGGCCGATGACGCCACGCTAGAGCTGCGGGTGGACCGCGCGCTGGTGCATCACGACGCGCTGCGCCGCGGGCTGGGCCTTGATCCCGTGGACCGCGACCGCCTGCTGGCCGATCTGCGCGCGATCGCGCCCAGCGTGCTGGAATACGCGGCCCCGGTGTGGAAAGTGCTCAACGAAAAGCGCCGCGCGGGCAAGCGGATCCTGTTCGAGGGCGCGCAGGGGGCGTTGCTGGATATCGATTTCGGTACCTATCCGTTTGTGACTTCGTCCAACGTGATCTCGGGTCAGGCGGCGACGGGCACGGGGATCGGCCCCGGCTCGATCGATTTTGTGCTGGGCATCGTCAAGGCCTACACGACCCGTGTGGGCGAGGGACCGTTCCCGGCGGAGCTGCACGATGCGGATGGCCAGCGTCTGGGCGAGCGGGGCCATGAATTCGGCACGGTCACCGGGCGCAAGCGCCGCTGTGGCTGGTTCGACGCGGTGCTGGTGCGCCAGACCTGTGCCACCTCCGGCGTGAACGGAATTTCATTTACCAAGCTTGACGTGCTCGACGGGTTCGACACGCTCAAGATTTGCGTGGCCTATGAGCTGGACGGCAAGCGGCTGGATTATCTGCCCACCGCCGCCGATCAACAGGCGCGCTGCACCCCGATCTACGAGGAAATGCCGGGCTGGTCGCAATCGACCGAAGGCGCGCGCAGCTGGGCCGATCTGCCCGCCGAGGCGATCAAATACGTGCGCCGGGTCGAAGAGCTGATCGAATGTCCCGTGGCGCTGTTGTCCACCTCGCCCGAGCGTGAGGATACGATCCTCGTGACCGATCCGTTTGCCGACTGA
- a CDS encoding DUF2842 domain-containing protein: MAMSYKARRRWSLFVLLIGLPVYIVLMIYVISLFDRPPFWIELLVYVGSGVIWAFPLKAVFKGVGQADPDGPEDPLQ; encoded by the coding sequence ATGGCTATGAGCTATAAGGCGCGCCGCCGCTGGTCCCTGTTTGTGCTGCTGATCGGCTTGCCGGTCTATATCGTGCTGATGATCTACGTGATCTCGCTGTTCGACCGGCCCCCGTTCTGGATCGAGCTGCTGGTTTACGTGGGATCGGGCGTGATCTGGGCGTTCCCCCTCAAGGCAGTATTCAAAGGGGTGGGGCAGGCCGATCCCGACGGCCCCGAAGACCCGCTGCAATGA
- a CDS encoding glyoxalase superfamily protein translates to MKAAVPILRSLDEAQTRAFYIDFLGFEILFEHRFDGDAPLYLGLRQGACELHLSEHFGDAVPGAGLRIEVADVAAYCTELNAKSYTFARPGVQVQEWGWDEMMIKDPSGNRLVFCTPNDRG, encoded by the coding sequence ATGAAGGCGGCAGTGCCCATCCTGCGCAGTCTGGATGAGGCGCAGACGCGGGCGTTCTACATCGATTTTCTGGGTTTCGAGATCCTGTTCGAGCATCGTTTTGATGGCGACGCACCGCTGTACTTGGGGCTGCGCCAGGGGGCGTGCGAGCTGCACCTGTCAGAGCATTTTGGCGATGCCGTGCCCGGTGCCGGTCTGCGGATCGAAGTCGCCGACGTGGCGGCCTACTGCACGGAATTGAATGCCAAGTCCTATACGTTTGCGCGCCCGGGCGTGCAGGTTCAGGAGTGGGGCTGGGACGAGATGATGATCAAGGATCCATCCGGCAACCGTCTGGTGTTTTGCACGCCCAACGACAGGGGCTAG
- a CDS encoding thiamine diphosphokinase — translation MSKLIIDVPEPITLVGGGQGSAADLAETLTMAPHLVAVDGGLSLALEVGTDPLAVIGDMDSVAPGALARIPPERQHRVSEQQTTDFDKALRAVRAPVVVGVGFGGGRVDHQLAAFHTLLVHAERPTILLAEDEIVVLAPPRVTLDCRAGETVSLFPMVAVTGTSRGLEWPIDGLDFHPAQFIGTSNRATGPVEIEMHAPGMLLIVARRHLRPLVAQFSQGGARWPARAG, via the coding sequence ATGTCGAAACTCATCATTGACGTTCCAGAACCAATAACCCTCGTCGGTGGGGGACAGGGTAGCGCGGCAGACCTTGCCGAGACGTTAACCATGGCGCCGCATCTGGTGGCGGTCGACGGCGGGCTTTCCCTCGCGCTTGAGGTCGGGACGGATCCGCTGGCGGTGATCGGCGATATGGACAGCGTGGCGCCGGGCGCGCTGGCCCGCATCCCCCCGGAGCGGCAGCACCGGGTCAGTGAACAACAAACCACCGATTTCGACAAGGCCCTGCGCGCGGTGCGCGCGCCCGTGGTCGTCGGCGTTGGTTTTGGCGGCGGGCGGGTCGATCACCAACTGGCCGCGTTTCATACGCTGCTGGTGCACGCGGAGCGCCCCACGATCCTGCTGGCGGAAGACGAGATCGTCGTGCTGGCCCCGCCACGGGTCACACTTGACTGCCGGGCGGGGGAGACAGTCTCGCTCTTTCCCATGGTTGCGGTGACCGGCACCAGCCGGGGGCTGGAGTGGCCGATCGACGGGCTTGATTTCCACCCCGCGCAGTTCATCGGCACGTCAAACCGCGCCACCGGCCCGGTCGAGATCGAAATGCACGCGCCGGGAATGTTGCTGATCGTGGCACGGCGCCATCTCAGGCCGTTGGTGGCACAGTTTTCGCAAGGCGGCGCGCGGTGGCCTGCTCGCGCAGGATGA
- a CDS encoding type 1 glutamine amidotransferase domain-containing protein: MNILMVLTSHEDLGDTGEKTGFWLEEFAAPYYTLKDAGAQITLASPKGGKPPLDPKSDSDDAQTDATRRFKEDASAQSALATTRKLADMDAGEFDAVFYPGGHGPLWDLAEDADSIKLIETFAAHDKPIGAVCHAPAVFKHPKGPDGAPLVKGRRVTGFTNGEEEGVGLTDVVPFLVEDMLKENGGTYEKGDDWASFAVTDGKLVTGQNPASSEAAAKALLKLL, translated from the coding sequence ATGAACATTCTGATGGTACTCACCTCACACGAGGATCTGGGCGATACGGGCGAAAAGACGGGCTTCTGGCTCGAAGAATTCGCCGCCCCCTACTACACGCTCAAGGACGCGGGCGCGCAGATCACGCTGGCCTCTCCCAAGGGCGGCAAGCCGCCGCTTGACCCCAAAAGCGATAGCGACGACGCGCAGACAGACGCCACCCGCCGTTTCAAGGAAGACGCAAGCGCCCAAAGCGCATTGGCCACGACCCGCAAGCTGGCGGACATGGACGCAGGCGAGTTCGACGCCGTGTTCTACCCCGGCGGTCACGGACCGCTGTGGGATCTGGCCGAGGATGCCGACAGCATCAAGCTGATCGAGACCTTCGCGGCCCACGACAAACCCATCGGCGCAGTCTGCCACGCGCCCGCCGTGTTCAAGCACCCCAAAGGCCCCGACGGCGCGCCATTGGTCAAGGGCCGCCGCGTCACCGGCTTTACCAATGGTGAGGAAGAGGGCGTCGGCCTCACGGATGTGGTCCCGTTCCTTGTCGAGGACATGCTCAAGGAGAACGGCGGCACTTACGAGAAGGGCGATGACTGGGCCAGCTTTGCCGTCACCGATGGCAAGCTGGTGACGGGTCAGAACCCCGCGTCCTCCGAGGCGGCTGCTAAGGCACTGCTGAAACTGCTCTGA
- a CDS encoding glutathione S-transferase family protein — protein sequence MSYVLHYAPDNASLIVRLALEHVGASYTTQLVDRARGAQRSAAFRALNPHGLIPALETPEGALFETGAILLWLSERHPGLAPVPGDPQRGAYLKWLFYVSNTLHPALRMTFYPDKYIGPAPADQARLRAGLRAPILTAFAALEDIAADAAWFGHGTGALDFYVAACLRWCAIYPGDTDRSWFDLRAFAHLTAMCARIEALPACAALIRAEGMNDTPFTAPDYPNPPEGSAI from the coding sequence ATGTCCTACGTGCTGCACTACGCCCCCGACAATGCGTCGCTTATCGTGCGGCTTGCGCTGGAGCACGTGGGCGCATCCTATACCACGCAGTTGGTCGACCGTGCGCGGGGCGCCCAGCGCAGCGCGGCCTTCCGTGCGCTCAACCCGCACGGGCTGATCCCCGCGCTCGAGACGCCCGAGGGTGCGCTGTTTGAAACCGGGGCGATCCTTTTGTGGCTGTCAGAGCGGCATCCGGGGCTGGCGCCCGTGCCCGGCGATCCGCAGCGCGGCGCGTACCTCAAATGGCTGTTCTACGTGTCCAACACCCTGCACCCGGCGCTGCGCATGACATTTTATCCGGACAAATACATCGGTCCGGCCCCCGCCGATCAGGCGCGCCTGCGCGCAGGCCTGCGTGCGCCGATCCTGACGGCGTTCGCCGCCCTTGAGGATATCGCCGCAGACGCCGCATGGTTTGGGCACGGCACCGGCGCGCTGGATTTCTACGTGGCGGCGTGCCTGCGCTGGTGCGCGATCTATCCCGGCGATACCGATCGCAGCTGGTTTGATCTGCGCGCGTTCGCGCATCTCACCGCGATGTGCGCGCGGATCGAGGCCTTGCCTGCCTGCGCCGCGCTGATCCGTGCCGAAGGGATGAACGACACCCCTTTCACCGCACCCGACTACCCCAATCCACCCGAAGGGAGTGCGATCTGA
- the rpiA gene encoding ribose-5-phosphate isomerase RpiA: MAGELSPIDKAKFVAAKRAAAFVEDGMRVGLGTGSTAAWLVQCLGERVHEEGLRIRGVPTSSRTAQLAREVGIQVISLDEAKWLDLTIDGADEFDGDLNLIKGGGGALLQEKIVATASDRMIVIADAAKEVETLGAFPLPIEVIPFGWQTTQALVEETLISMDVLGRSSTLRMNGDVPFITDEGNHILDLHLGRIGNARQLALVLNQMPGCVENGLFIDICDTVVIGFGDGKVELRDINEGTIATERVDFVESDNLFSDL; this comes from the coding sequence ATGGCCGGAGAACTCTCACCCATCGACAAGGCCAAATTCGTCGCCGCCAAACGCGCCGCCGCCTTTGTGGAGGATGGGATGCGTGTGGGGCTGGGCACCGGATCAACCGCCGCGTGGCTTGTGCAATGCCTGGGCGAGCGGGTGCATGAGGAGGGTCTGCGCATCCGCGGCGTCCCCACATCGAGCCGCACCGCGCAGCTCGCGCGCGAAGTCGGGATCCAGGTGATCTCGCTTGACGAGGCGAAATGGCTGGATCTGACCATCGACGGCGCCGATGAATTCGACGGGGATCTCAACCTCATCAAGGGCGGCGGCGGCGCGCTGTTGCAGGAAAAGATCGTGGCGACCGCGTCGGACCGGATGATCGTGATCGCCGATGCCGCCAAGGAGGTCGAGACCCTTGGTGCCTTCCCCCTGCCGATCGAGGTGATCCCCTTTGGCTGGCAAACCACGCAGGCGCTGGTCGAGGAGACGCTGATTTCGATGGATGTGCTGGGCCGATCGTCGACGCTGCGCATGAACGGTGACGTGCCCTTCATCACCGATGAGGGCAATCACATCCTTGATCTGCATCTCGGCCGCATCGGCAACGCGCGCCAGCTTGCGCTCGTGCTCAACCAGATGCCCGGCTGCGTCGAAAACGGCCTGTTCATCGACATCTGTGACACGGTTGTGATCGGCTTTGGGGATGGAAAGGTCGAGCTGCGCGACATAAATGAGGGGACCATCGCCACCGAGCGTGTGGATTTTGTCGAAAGCGACAATCTGTTTTCCGACCTGTGA